The Microlunatus soli genome contains the following window.
CCTGGCAGTTCTCCAAGGCCCAGTACACCGCGATGATCAACGGTTGGACGCCGTTCGTCAGCATGCAGGACCACTACAACCTGCTGGCCCGTGAGGAGGAACGGGAGATGCTGCCGCTGTGTGACGATCTCGGTGTCGGCGTCATCCCGTGGAGTCCGCTGGCCCGTGGCCGGCTGACCCGACCCTGGGACGCCACCACCAAGCGGTTGGAGACCGACCAGTACGGCCGCAACCTCTACTCCGAGGGGGACAAGGAGATCGTCGCCGCGGTGCTCGAGATCGCCGAGGCGCGTGGGGTGCCCGCCGCCCAGGTCGCCCTGGCCTGGGTCAACGCCAACCCGGTCGTCACCGCGCCGATCGTGGGAATGAGCAAGTCCCAGCACCTCGACGACGCCCTCGCCTCGCTGTCGATCACCCTGACCGACGACGAGATCGCCCGCCTCGAAGCCCCGTACGCTCCACGACTCGCTGCGGAACTACCCCGCTGAGTTTGCTCGCCCTTGTTTGGCGCGGTCCTGGGTGCGTGGGCCGTTCGGTGTGGTTGAGGGGACTCCCGCCCTCGAAGCCTCACCTGGTCTCGCAAGCTCGACCAGCTGAGTTTCAAACGCCCGACCCACCCAGAGCCCCCTCAACCACACCGAACGGCAGGTCGGTCTGGCCGCTCACCCTTGGGTGCGCGGCCAGATCGCAACGGGGCTGTGTCGGTCGTTGCGCTTGTCGATGGGGGACGCACGCGGTCTGCCCCGAGGTCCCTGAGCTTGTCGATGGGCGCGTGTCTCTGCCCTGAGGTCCTGAGCCTGTCGAAGGGCTGCTTGTCTGGCCTATGGTCCTTCGACAGGCTCAGGACTCTTGCTAGTTGACGTTGGCTCGTTCGGCGCCGATGGTGGTGGATGGGCCGTGGCCGGTCAGGACTTCGGTGTCGTCGGGGAGGGTGAGCAGCCGGGTGCGGATCGACTCGACGATCTGATCATGGTCGGAGAAGCTGCGGCCGGTGGCGCCGGGACCGCCCTCGAAGAGGGTGTCGCCGGTGAACAGCACGCCGTTGTCGTAGCCGGGGAATTCCTCGGCGTAGAAGCAGACCGCGCCGGGGGTGTGGCCGGGGGTGTGGATCACCCGCAGGTCGATGCCGGCGATCGGGATCAGTTGGCCGTCACGCAATGCACCGTCAGGATCCTTACGGTGGGTCAACCGCCACACCGGGAGATCGTCGCCGTGCAGCAGCACCCGGGCGCCGGTGGCCCGGCCGAGATCGGGAGCGAATCGCACATGATCATCATGACCGTGGGTGCACAGGATCGCGATCACCCGGCGGTCGTCGATCACCTTCAAGATCTCGGCGACATCGTGCGGGGCATCGATCACCACACACTCGGCGTCGTCGCCGATCACCCAGATGTTGTTCTCCACATCGAAGGTCTGGCCGTCCAGGGAGAAGGTGCCGCTGACGACGGCATGGTCGATCCCCGCGTCACCGTGCGGGCCGAAGTCAGGCTCCTCGTCCTCCTCGAAGTCCTGGTACTCCGGATCGAGATCACTCATCAGCCCTCCATCACGACCACCGACCGGAGCACCTGGCCGGCAGCCATCGTCTCGAATGCCTGATCGACACCGTCGATGCCGATCTCCTCACTGACGAAGCTGTCCAGCGGCAACCTGCCCTGCAGGTACAGATCGATCAACATCGGGAAATCCCGCTCGGGCAGACAGTCGCCGTACCAACTGGACTTCAGTGATCCGCCCCGACCGAAGACGTCGAGCAGCGGCAACTCCAGCTGCATCTCCGGCGTCGGTACGCCGACCAGCACAACGGTGCCGGCAAGATCACGAGCGTAGAACGCCTGCTTCCAGGTCTCCGGGCGGCCGACGGCGTCGATCACCACGTCGGCGCCGAAACCGCCGGTCAGTCCCTGCACCGCCTCGACCGGATCGGCATTGCGGGAATTGATCACATCGGTCGCGCCGAGTTGTTTGGCGCCCTCGAGCTTGCGGTCGTCGACATCGATCGCGATGATCTTGCTCGCGCCGGCCAGCCGCGCACCGGCGATCGCCGCCGAACCGACACCGCCACAGCCGATCACCGCGACGGAGTCGCCGCGGGACACGCCGCCGGTGTTGATCGCCGCGCCGAGCCCGGCCATGATGCCGCAACCGAGCAGACCGGCGGCAGCGGGACGAGCGTCCGGATCGACCTTGGTGCATTGCCCGGCGGCGACCAACGTCTTGTCGGCGAACGCGCCGATGCCCAGCGCCGGGGACAGCTCGGTGCCGTCCTCGAGCGTCATCTTCTGATCGGCGTTGAAGGTCGCGAAGCAATACCACGGCCGGCCGCGCTTGCAGGCCCGGCAGCTGCCGCAGACGGCGCGCCAGTTCAAGATCACGTAGTCGCCGGGCTCGAGGTCGGTGACGCCGTCGCCGACCGACTCGACGATCCCGGCCGCCTCGTGTCCCAGCAGGTAGGGGTAGTCGTCGCCGATGCCGCCCTCCCGATAGTGCAGGTCGGTGTGGCAGACGCCGCAGGCCTTGATCGCGACGACCGCCTCACCGGGTCCGGGATCGGGGATGTTGATCGTCACCAGCTCGGTCGGTGCGCCCTTCGCTCGGGCGATCACGCCACGGACCTGTTGCGGCATACCTTCTCCTTCGAACTGTGCTGACTCGAGGGGGCCAACTCGAGAGGACCGGTGCCGACGTCACGTCGTACCGACGTCCATGCGAGCATCGTAGAAGGAACCTTCGAGGACAGAAACCTCCACCCGCTACGAGCACGTTCCTGAGGAGAATAGTCACCGATGACGTCGAGCACGCCGCGGCCCTCTACGGCGCAACCCCATGTCCTGTTGTTGCACTGCCACGACCTCGGCCGGCACCTCGGCTGCTACGGAGCTCGTACGGTGTCCGCGCCGCGGCTCGATGCACTCGCCGCGGAGTCGGTCGTCGCCGAGCAGATGTTCTGCAGTGCGCCCCAGTGCAGCCCGTCCAGGGCCAGCATGTTCACCGGGCGCTGGCCGCACAGCAACGGTGTCCTCGGGCTGACCCATGACGGCTTCGGCTGGGATCTGAACGCCGACGAACGGCACCTCGCCGACCGGCTCGGCGCTGCCGGCTACCGCTCGGAACTGATCGGGATGCATCACGAGAGCGCGCGGATCTCCGACCAGCAGGTCGCCGAACGGCTCGGCTTCGACCGGGTGCAGACCGGCGGCAGTGACCGGGAGGTGGTCGAGCGGGCCAAGCAGGCGATGGACCGTCTCGCCTCCTCGACAGGTTCCGACCCTTCGACAGGGCCCTTCTATCTGCAAGTGGGTTTCAGCGCACCGCACCGGGCCCCGGGTGCCCGCGACGCGCCGGGGGTGATGGGATTCCTCGGCAACCACATCGAGCCGGACGACAGTCTCGGCGTCGAGGTGCCGCGCTACCTGGCCGACACCGACTCGGCGCGGGAGGAGATCGCCGAGCTGCAGGGCGCGATCGCCCACATGGACGACTGCGTCGGCCAGGTGCTGGACGAGCTCGATCGGCGCGGCCTGACCGACAACACGATCACCATCTTCGTCACCGACCACGGCCTGGCGTTGCCGCGCTCCAAGTGCTCCTTGTACGACCCCGGGATGGAGATCGCGTTCCTGATCCGGTGGCCGGACCGCGGCTGGACCGGTGGCCGGCTGGACGAGGTGTTGCTCAACCTGGACATCGTGCCGACCCTGCTGGATGCCCTCGGGCTCGCCG
Protein-coding sequences here:
- a CDS encoding aldo/keto reductase, whose translation is MDYVRLGNTGLQVSPICVGCMSWGDPSKGRPWTLTEDEARPLIKQAIEAGINFFDTANVYAAGTSEEITGRALRDFGQRDNIVLATKVHGRMSDGPNGQGLSRKAIMQEIDNSLRRLGTDYVDLYQIHRWDPITPIEETMQALHDVVQAGKARYIGASSMYAWQFSKAQYTAMINGWTPFVSMQDHYNLLAREEEREMLPLCDDLGVGVIPWSPLARGRLTRPWDATTKRLETDQYGRNLYSEGDKEIVAAVLEIAEARGVPAAQVALAWVNANPVVTAPIVGMSKSQHLDDALASLSITLTDDEIARLEAPYAPRLAAELPR
- a CDS encoding MBL fold metallo-hydrolase; translated protein: MSDLDPEYQDFEEDEEPDFGPHGDAGIDHAVVSGTFSLDGQTFDVENNIWVIGDDAECVVIDAPHDVAEILKVIDDRRVIAILCTHGHDDHVRFAPDLGRATGARVLLHGDDLPVWRLTHRKDPDGALRDGQLIPIAGIDLRVIHTPGHTPGAVCFYAEEFPGYDNGVLFTGDTLFEGGPGATGRSFSDHDQIVESIRTRLLTLPDDTEVLTGHGPSTTIGAERANVN
- a CDS encoding S-(hydroxymethyl)mycothiol dehydrogenase, with translation MPQQVRGVIARAKGAPTELVTINIPDPGPGEAVVAIKACGVCHTDLHYREGGIGDDYPYLLGHEAAGIVESVGDGVTDLEPGDYVILNWRAVCGSCRACKRGRPWYCFATFNADQKMTLEDGTELSPALGIGAFADKTLVAAGQCTKVDPDARPAAAGLLGCGIMAGLGAAINTGGVSRGDSVAVIGCGGVGSAAIAGARLAGASKIIAIDVDDRKLEGAKQLGATDVINSRNADPVEAVQGLTGGFGADVVIDAVGRPETWKQAFYARDLAGTVVLVGVPTPEMQLELPLLDVFGRGGSLKSSWYGDCLPERDFPMLIDLYLQGRLPLDSFVSEEIGIDGVDQAFETMAAGQVLRSVVVMEG
- a CDS encoding sulfatase family protein; translation: MTSSTPRPSTAQPHVLLLHCHDLGRHLGCYGARTVSAPRLDALAAESVVAEQMFCSAPQCSPSRASMFTGRWPHSNGVLGLTHDGFGWDLNADERHLADRLGAAGYRSELIGMHHESARISDQQVAERLGFDRVQTGGSDREVVERAKQAMDRLASSTGSDPSTGPFYLQVGFSAPHRAPGARDAPGVMGFLGNHIEPDDSLGVEVPRYLADTDSAREEIAELQGAIAHMDDCVGQVLDELDRRGLTDNTITIFVTDHGLALPRSKCSLYDPGMEIAFLIRWPDRGWTGGRLDEVLLNLDIVPTLLDALGLAEQPEQSAGPPLQGRSFRPLLDGDRDALDERSEIFGEITYHDYYDPRRSIRTDRHKLIVNFSSAPTFMDPSQGWVRRCVPVAAPGEPDGRGNLGSHPAVELYDLAADPLELTDLAADPEHATVRDDLLGRLTRWMTDTGDPLLDGAVTSPLHRRSLEMLRQPEALPR